From one Butyricimonas faecihominis genomic stretch:
- a CDS encoding acetyl-CoA hydrolase/transferase family protein, whose product MYQGIKTVSFEEAVKVVKSGDRIHIHSVACAPQGLIQALCNRGRAGELRDVKLQHLHTEGSAPYAEAEFEGIFFLESYFVGSNVRKPTQEGYADYVPVHLSETQKLIRSGIHPVDVAMIQVCPPDKHGFVSMGTSVDATLAAVQNAKTVIGVINPNVPRAWGDAIIKLSDIDIFCEDNTPLIEAHPATLTEQDIAIGKNVASLIEDGATLQMGIGAIPNAVLSQLGNHKNLGIHTEMFADGVLPLYEKGVVNNMNKKFDKGKIVSTFLMGSKRVYDFIDDNPGVAMMDVGYTNDPFIIAQQPKMTAINSALSVDITGQVNADSLGIKFYSGSGGQLDFIRGAAASEGGKPIIALPAVTNKGVSKICPTLLNGAGVVTTRFDVHYIVTEFGIADLYGKTLQERAKTLINIAHPDHRETLDKAAFERFGSHYHFISK is encoded by the coding sequence ATGTATCAAGGAATCAAAACAGTGTCATTTGAAGAGGCTGTAAAAGTTGTAAAATCCGGAGACCGGATTCACATTCACAGTGTGGCTTGTGCCCCCCAAGGTCTAATTCAAGCTCTTTGCAACAGAGGACGTGCAGGAGAATTGAGAGACGTCAAGTTGCAACACTTGCACACGGAAGGTAGTGCCCCGTATGCAGAAGCAGAATTCGAAGGAATCTTCTTCCTAGAATCCTATTTCGTGGGCAGTAACGTGCGTAAACCTACTCAAGAAGGATATGCAGATTATGTACCCGTTCATTTGAGTGAAACCCAGAAACTGATCAGAAGCGGTATTCACCCGGTTGATGTTGCCATGATCCAAGTTTGTCCCCCGGACAAGCATGGTTTTGTATCCATGGGAACCTCTGTTGATGCCACGTTAGCTGCCGTACAGAATGCAAAAACAGTTATTGGCGTTATCAACCCGAACGTACCGAGAGCATGGGGAGATGCTATCATCAAATTATCAGACATCGACATCTTCTGCGAAGACAATACCCCACTTATCGAAGCTCATCCGGCAACGTTAACAGAACAGGATATTGCTATCGGTAAAAATGTAGCCTCTTTGATCGAAGACGGAGCTACCCTGCAAATGGGAATCGGAGCCATCCCGAACGCTGTACTTTCCCAATTAGGCAACCACAAAAACTTAGGTATTCACACGGAAATGTTTGCTGACGGAGTATTACCCTTGTATGAAAAAGGTGTTGTCAACAACATGAATAAGAAATTCGACAAAGGTAAGATCGTATCAACCTTCTTGATGGGATCAAAAAGAGTATATGACTTCATCGATGACAACCCAGGAGTAGCCATGATGGATGTCGGTTACACGAACGATCCGTTCATCATCGCACAACAACCGAAAATGACGGCTATCAATTCGGCTCTTTCTGTTGACATCACAGGCCAAGTCAACGCAGACTCTTTAGGTATTAAATTTTACAGTGGTAGTGGTGGTCAATTAGACTTCATCCGCGGAGCAGCAGCCAGCGAAGGAGGAAAACCGATTATTGCATTACCGGCAGTAACAAACAAAGGCGTGAGTAAAATTTGCCCGACCTTGTTAAACGGAGCCGGAGTTGTTACCACTCGTTTCGATGTACACTACATTGTTACGGAATTCGGTATCGCAGACCTTTATGGTAAAACCCTTCAGGAAAGAGCAAAGACTTTAATCAATATTGCTCATCCCGATCACCGAGAAACGCTTGATAAAGCAGCATTCGAAAGATTTGGTAGTCACTACCACTTCATTTCAAAATAA
- the mgtE gene encoding magnesium transporter → MQQFELSEELVSQIEGLIKADNKEDVAKLVEPLHPADIAEIMNELDTKEAQFLFLLLDEEKAGDVLAEIEEDERQRFIDSFPPEVIAKRFVDNMDTDDAADLVGSMPNEQQQEVLSHMEDLEQAGDIVDLLHYDEDSAGGLMGKELVKVNENWTVLTCLRELSRQAENLDEIFYIYVVDDDNILKGRLSLKKMILSPTSTKIQSIYNPDVTYVTTDEPAESVGRIMQKYDLVAIPVVDSIGRLVGRITIDDVVDVIREEAEKDYQMMSGISQDVESSDTIWDQTKARLPWLIIGLFGGMLAAYMISFYEADIALFPATAMFIPVITAMGGNVGIQSSAIVVKGLASNTLTSKNILQSISKEISCAVINACICSSIIFILSLCFNLTSLAMPITVTISLFIVIMFASMFGTAFPLLLNKLKIDPALATGPFITLTNDIIGLNIYLFTGKAILGWLL, encoded by the coding sequence ATGCAACAGTTTGAACTCTCGGAAGAATTAGTTTCCCAGATAGAGGGACTGATAAAAGCGGATAATAAAGAAGATGTCGCCAAGTTGGTAGAACCTCTTCATCCGGCGGATATTGCCGAAATCATGAATGAATTGGACACCAAAGAAGCCCAATTCCTGTTTCTGTTGCTAGATGAAGAGAAAGCCGGAGACGTTCTGGCAGAAATCGAAGAAGACGAAAGACAACGATTTATCGATTCTTTCCCCCCGGAAGTTATAGCCAAACGTTTCGTGGACAACATGGACACGGACGATGCCGCCGACCTCGTGGGTAGTATGCCCAACGAACAGCAGCAAGAAGTTCTTTCACACATGGAAGACCTCGAACAAGCGGGAGACATCGTCGATCTGTTGCATTACGACGAAGATTCTGCCGGTGGACTTATGGGTAAAGAGCTAGTGAAAGTCAACGAGAATTGGACCGTCCTCACCTGTCTACGCGAACTTAGTCGACAAGCAGAGAACCTAGATGAAATATTCTACATCTACGTCGTTGATGACGACAACATCTTGAAAGGAAGACTTTCATTGAAAAAGATGATTCTTTCCCCGACATCTACCAAAATCCAAAGTATATATAACCCGGACGTAACCTACGTGACCACCGATGAACCAGCCGAATCCGTGGGACGTATCATGCAGAAGTACGATTTAGTCGCCATTCCTGTAGTTGACTCCATCGGCCGACTTGTCGGTCGAATCACGATCGACGACGTGGTTGACGTGATCCGGGAAGAAGCAGAAAAAGACTACCAGATGATGTCCGGTATCTCACAGGACGTGGAATCTTCCGACACGATCTGGGACCAGACCAAAGCACGTCTTCCGTGGCTGATCATCGGTTTATTCGGAGGAATGCTTGCAGCCTATATGATTTCTTTCTACGAGGCAGACATTGCCTTATTCCCAGCAACAGCCATGTTCATTCCTGTTATCACCGCTATGGGGGGAAACGTGGGTATCCAGTCTTCCGCCATCGTGGTAAAAGGACTTGCCTCCAACACCCTGACATCAAAAAACATATTACAGAGTATCTCAAAAGAAATTTCATGTGCGGTCATAAATGCCTGCATCTGTTCTTCCATCATTTTTATCCTATCCCTTTGTTTCAACCTAACATCACTTGCCATGCCCATCACGGTAACTATATCCTTGTTTATCGTGATCATGTTCGCATCCATGTTCGGTACAGCATTCCCGTTATTACTCAATAAACTAAAGATAGATCCGGCTCTAGCTACCGGACCGTTTATCACCCTAACGAACGACATCATCGGTTTGAACATTTATCTTTTCACGGGAAAGGCCATTCTAGGCTGGCTACTGTAA
- a CDS encoding deoxyguanosinetriphosphate triphosphohydrolase — protein MDWNKLLSSRRYQPGSTITMFRSHDRSQFQRDYDRLIFSSPFRRLQNKTQVFPLPGNIFVHNRLTHSLEVASVGRSLGNKIAQFVKTKEALEHPEILEEIGTIVSTACLAHDLGNPPFGHSGEEAISYFFTEGEGQYLKKLLTDEEWADISHFEGNANAFRLLTHSFNGRRPGGYTMTFTTLASIVKYPFESKASLKGHKYGFFQSEKEIYKEVAEELGIIQLNSKPLQYVRHPLVYLVEAADDICYQIMDIEDSHKLKILSYDETTRILLNFYDKDTDKEDLKTISRTFKIVTDKNECIAFLRAGIINKLINACADIFCQNYEAIMNGTFQGSLIHHLTGTNKQAYETCTELAYSRIYHTNIVTQIQIAGFKILATILKEYIDAVLKPETYYARNILSVMPEQYKVHQDDSIYTKIQTVTDYVSGMTDSYALNLYRKIKGIELPEIR, from the coding sequence ATGGACTGGAATAAATTATTATCATCGAGACGTTATCAACCGGGAAGCACTATCACCATGTTTCGCTCTCATGACCGATCACAATTTCAAAGAGACTACGATCGTTTAATCTTTTCCTCTCCATTTCGACGATTACAAAATAAAACTCAGGTATTCCCGTTACCGGGCAATATCTTTGTACATAACCGTCTAACTCATAGCCTAGAAGTAGCTAGTGTGGGACGTTCGCTAGGAAACAAGATTGCACAATTTGTTAAAACCAAAGAGGCATTGGAACACCCGGAAATCCTCGAAGAAATCGGTACCATTGTTAGTACGGCCTGTTTAGCTCACGATTTGGGGAATCCTCCTTTCGGACATTCCGGAGAAGAGGCTATTTCTTATTTTTTCACGGAAGGAGAAGGGCAATACTTGAAAAAACTTCTGACGGACGAGGAATGGGCTGACATCAGTCATTTCGAAGGTAACGCAAATGCTTTCCGATTATTAACCCATAGCTTTAACGGACGCAGGCCAGGTGGTTACACGATGACCTTTACCACTCTTGCATCCATTGTTAAATACCCATTTGAATCTAAAGCCTCCCTCAAAGGACACAAATACGGCTTTTTTCAAAGTGAAAAAGAAATATACAAGGAAGTAGCCGAAGAACTTGGTATTATCCAACTCAACTCAAAACCTTTGCAATACGTCCGCCATCCACTCGTTTATCTAGTTGAAGCTGCCGACGATATTTGCTATCAGATCATGGATATTGAAGACTCTCACAAGCTAAAAATTCTATCCTATGATGAAACTACCCGGATACTTCTTAATTTCTACGACAAAGATACAGACAAGGAAGATTTAAAGACGATCTCCAGAACCTTCAAAATTGTCACGGACAAAAACGAATGTATCGCATTTCTACGTGCAGGTATTATTAATAAATTAATCAATGCCTGTGCAGACATCTTTTGCCAAAACTACGAGGCAATCATGAACGGAACCTTTCAAGGCAGCTTGATACATCACTTAACAGGCACCAATAAACAAGCCTATGAAACCTGTACCGAATTAGCCTATTCCCGGATTTATCACACGAATATCGTTACACAAATACAGATTGCAGGTTTCAAAATCCTTGCCACCATATTAAAAGAATATATTGATGCTGTTCTGAAACCAGAAACCTATTATGCCCGGAATATTCTATCCGTCATGCCAGAACAATACAAAGTTCATCAAGATGATTCCATTTACACGAAAATACAAACGGTAACGGATTACGTCTCAGGAATGACGGATTCTTACGCTTTAAATTTATACCGCAAAATAAAAGGTATCGAGTTACCAGAAATCAGATAA